The Bos indicus isolate NIAB-ARS_2022 breed Sahiwal x Tharparkar chromosome X, NIAB-ARS_B.indTharparkar_mat_pri_1.0, whole genome shotgun sequence genome has a window encoding:
- the ARHGAP36 gene encoding rho GTPase-activating protein 36 isoform X1 codes for MGGCIPFLKTARTRYPRIMPPLLLLSALIFLVNVLGGAPGHNPNRRAKMISIHSLSELERLKLQEAAYHELVARQFLSEFKPERALPTDRSNTFEKWFLILRGQERAVSLKTFGIRLEEVLVNELTRRKQVELRATMQMQEAAGPATSGRRRGNAVQRMFGRIRRIFSGRRDEPFLPREFTRRGRRGAVSADSLAELEGGALLLQTLQLSRISFPIGQRLLGSKRKMSLNPIAKQIPHVVEACCSFIEKHGLSTVGIFTLEYSEKRVRKLREEFDQGLDVVLDDSQNVHDVAALLKEFFRDMKDSLLPDDLYMSFLQTATLKPQDQLSALQLLVYLMPPCHSDTLERLLKVLHKVAENCEDSIGIDGQLVSGNRMTSTNLALVFGSALLKKGASAKRESRKTRLGIDHYVASVSVVRAMIDNWDVLFQVPPHIQKQVAKRVWKSSPEALDFIRRRNLRKIQSERIKMEEDALLSDPVETSAEARAAILGQSKPFDEGQFPAGGQTLAEGQAFAAGESLGEGQALPQGQVLVEVEPLEEDESSEDDMSVNEELVFEYLNQGLAFGELQGLEIPNDLEIQGPHLEGIPELDEEDDDDDDDDDNDDDNALNFDGLPLLEDILDADDEIPGFMEIADFDEIPYFNFVPDPGVVPDVQEVPNVGVNPNPGENPNHDLDEDFEDYQNPNLAEVPDPDVVPNIEEASDPDEIPDNEEAPDTDEIPDHANDSDNDEDPDFGEDPNPEDVLALDEIPNDEASNAEEVPDHQEAPEINGISDSDEDFDYDEVPGIHVVPSPEEASGGHVPSPEEAPGGHEIPNHEEAPEINGLSDSEEDPNLEEVPALDGVPNEEETSATEEIPEISGIAGSEEYSSPEEVPTLHVVTSPEDVFDADEIQSQEESSDESGVLNHEETSDVEEISGREEATDVHEIQDSEENHDLEGDSVLSMVPEPKDTQICNEIPVSQKDLGNTFEEDEVNVTAELEDVSILSTIPDPQPDLAVNLEEIMNEETVPVPNTVDSKEAQHPKTVWFRQEDADVTFLVDNTFFKNQSQPGQVMDYMSFLESLKNNACFRLSMKFCSSEEPAVPPGTARSHDDEEGAGNPLILEQDRPLLRVPREKEAKTGIGYFFP; via the exons ATGGGTGGCTGCATTCCTTTTCTGAAGACAGCAAGGACGCGGTACCCCAGAATCATGCCCCCTTTGCTGTTGTTGTCTGCCTTGATTTTTTTAGTGAACGTCCTGGGAGGAGCCCCAGGACACAACCCGAACCGCAGGGCCAAGATGATCTCAATACATAGCCTCTCCGAGCTGGAGCGTCTGAAGCTGCAAGAGGCTGCTTACCACGAACTCGTGGCCAGGCAGTTCCTCTCTGAATTCAAACCTGAAAGAG CTCTACCTACTGACCGTTCAAACACCTTCGAGAAGTGGTTTCTGATTCTGAGAGGACAAGAGAGGG CCGTATCCCTCAAGACCTTTGGCATTCGTCTGGAAGAGGTCCTGGTGAACGAGCTTACCCGCCGCAAGCAAGTTGAACTGAGAGCCACGATGCAGATGCAAGAAGCCGCGGGTCCCGCTACTAGCGGTCGTCGTCGGGGAAACGCGGTGCAAAGGATGTTTGGCCGCATCCGGCGCATTTTCAGTGGCCGAAGGGATGAGCCCTTCCTGCCCCGGGAGTTTACTCGCCGTGGGCGTAGA GGCGCAGTCTCTGCGGACAGCCTGGCTGAACTGGAGGGTGGGGCCCTGCTACTGCAGACCCTGCAGCTTTCCAGGATTTCTTTTCCAATTGGCCAGCGACTTCTGGGATCCAAAAGGAAAATGAGCCTCAATCCGATTGCTAAGCAAATCCCCCATGTTGTTGAGGCTTGCTGCAGCTTCATAGAGAAACATG GCTTAAGCACAGTGGGGATTTTCACCCTGGAATATTCTGAGAAGAGAGTGCGTAAG CTCCGTGAAGAATTTGACCAAGGTCTGGATGTGGTACTGGATGACTCTCAGAATGTACATGATGTGGCTGCGCTCCTCAAGGAGTTTTTCCGGGACATGAAGGACTCGTTGCTGCCGGATGATCTGTACATGTCCTTCCTGCAGACAGCCA CGCTGAAGCCACAGGATCAGCTTTCTGCCCTGCAATTGCTGGTTTACCTGATGCCACCTTGCCACAGTGACACCCTAGAACGTCTGCTGAAGGTCCTGCATAAGGTCGCTGAGAACTGCGAGGACTCCATTGGCATTGATGGACAGTTG GTTTCAGGCAATCGTATGACGTCCACCAATTTGGCTTTGGTGTTTGGATCTGCTCTCCTGAAGAAGGGGGCATCTGCCAAGAGGGAGTCCAGGAAAACCAGACTGGGGATTGACCACTATGTTGCCTCTGTCAGTGTGGTCCGTGCCATGATTGATAACTGGGATGTCCTCTTCCAG GTGCCTCCCCATATTCAGAAGCAGGTTGCTAAGCGTGTGTGGAAATCCAGCCCTGAAGCCCTTGATTTTATCAGACGCAGGAATTTGAGGAAGATCCA GAGCGAACGGATAAAAATGGAAGAGGATGCTTTACTTTCTGACCCAGTGGAAACCTCTGCTGAAGCCCGGGCTGCTATCCTTGGTCAAAGCAAGCCCTTTGATGAAGGTCAGTTCCCTGCTGGCGGTCAGACCCTTGCTGAAGGTCAGGCCTTTGCTGCAGGTGAGTCCCTTGGTGAAGGTCAGGCCCTTCCTCAAGGCCAGGTCCTTGTTGAAGTTGAGCCCCTTGAAGAAGATGAGTCCTCTGAGGACGATATGTCAGTCAATGAAGAACTAGTATTTGAATATCTCAATCAAGGATTAGCCTTTGGTGAACTTCAAGGTCTTGAGATTCCAAATGACCTTGAGATCCAAGGCCCGCATCTCGAAGGCATTCCAGAGCTTGAtgaagaagatgatgatgatgatgatgacgatgataatgatgatgacaatgCCCTGAATTTTGATGGTCTTCCTCTCCTTGAGGACATTCTAGATGCGGATGATGAAATTCCAGGCTTCATGGAAATTGCAGACTTTGATGAAAtaccatattttaattttgttccgGACCCTGGTGTAGTTCCAGATGTGCAAGAAGTCCCAAACGTTGGAGTAAACCCAAACCCTGGAGAAAACCCAAACCACGACCTTGATGAAGATTTTGAAGATTACCAAAACCCCAACCTCGCAGAAGTTCCAGATCCTGATGTTGTCCCAAACATTGAAGAAGCCTCAGATCCTGATGAAATTCCAGACAATGAAGAAGCCCCTGACACTGATGAAATTCCAGACCATGCCAATGACTCCGATAATGACGAAGACCCAGATTTTGGAGAAGACCCCAATCCTGAAGATGTTCTAGCCCTGGATGAAATCCCAAATGATGAAGCCTCAAATGCTGAAGAAGTTCCAGACCACCAAGAAGCCCCAGAAATCAACGGGATTTCAGACTCTGATGAAGACTTTGATTATGATGAAGTCCCAGGTATTCATGTGGTCCCAAGCCCTGAAGAAGCCTCTGGTGGTCATGTCCCAAGCCCTGAAGAAGCCCCTGGTGGGCATGAAATCCCAAATCATGAAGAAGCCCCAGAGATCAATGGACTCTCAGACTCTGAAGAAGACCCCAATCTTGAAGAGGTTCCAGCTCTTGATGGAGTCCCAAATGAGGAAGAAACCTCAGCTACTGAAGAAATTCCAGAAATCAGTGGAATTGCAGGCTCTGAAGAATACTCCAGTCCTGAAGAGGTCCCCACTCTCCATGTGGTAACAAGCCCCGAAGATGTCTTTGATGCTGATGAAATTCAAAGCCAGGAAGAATCCTCAGATGAAAGTGGAGTACTGAACCATGAAGAAACCTCAGATGTTGAAGAAATCTCTGGACGCGAAGAAGCCACTGATGTCCATGAAATCCAAGACTCCGAAGAAAATCATGATCTTGAAGGAGACTCGGTTCTCAGTATGGTTCCAGAGCCCAAGGACACTCAAATTTGCAACGAAATTCCAGTTTCTCAGAAAGACTTAGGCAACACttttgaagaagatgaagttaatGTGACTGCAGAGCTTGAAGATGTCTCCATTCTCAGTACAATTCCAGACCCTCAACCAGACCTAGCTGTCAATCTTGAAGAAATCATGAATGAGGAAACAGTCCCAGTGCCTAATACTGTTGACTCAAAAGAAGCTCAGCATCCAAAGACCGTCTGGTTCCGCCAAGAAGATGCAGATGTTACATTTCTTGTAGATAACACCTTCTTTAAGAACCAGTCTCAGCCTGGCCAAGTCATGGACTACATGTCCTTCTTGGAGTCACTGAAGAACAACGCCTGCTTTCGCCTCTCCATGAAGTTCT GTTCCTCTGAGGAGCCAGCTGTGCCTCCCGGCACTGCCCGTTCCCATGACGATGAGGAAGGAGCGGGTAACCCCCTCATTCTGGAGCAAGACCGCCCATTGCTCCGTGTGCCCCGGGAGAAGGAGGCCAAAACTGGCATCGGCTACTTCTTTCCTTAG
- the ARHGAP36 gene encoding rho GTPase-activating protein 36 isoform X4, which produces MGGCIPFLKTARTRYPRIMPPLLLLSALIFLVNVLGGAPGHNPNRRAKMISIHSLSELERLKLQEAAYHELVARQFLSEFKPERALPTDRSNTFEKWFLILRGQERAVSLKTFGIRLEEVLVNELTRRKQVELRATMQMQEAAGPATSGRRRGNAVQRMFGRIRRIFSGRRDEPFLPREFTRRGRRGAVSADSLAELEGGALLLQTLQLSRISFPIGQRLLGSKRKMSLNPIAKQIPHVVEACCSFIEKHGLSTVGIFTLEYSEKRVRKLREEFDQGLDVVLDDSQNVHDVAALLKEFFRDMKDSLLPDDLYMSFLQTATLKPQDQLSALQLLVYLMPPCHSDTLERLLKVLHKVAENCEDSIGIDGQLVSGNRMTSTNLALVFGSALLKKGASAKRESRKTRLGIDHYVASVSVVRAMIDNWDVLFQVPPHIQKQVAKRVWKSSPEALDFIRRRNLRKIQSERIKMEEDALLSDPVETSAEARAAILGQSKPFDEGSSEEPAVPPGTARSHDDEEGAGNPLILEQDRPLLRVPREKEAKTGIGYFFP; this is translated from the exons ATGGGTGGCTGCATTCCTTTTCTGAAGACAGCAAGGACGCGGTACCCCAGAATCATGCCCCCTTTGCTGTTGTTGTCTGCCTTGATTTTTTTAGTGAACGTCCTGGGAGGAGCCCCAGGACACAACCCGAACCGCAGGGCCAAGATGATCTCAATACATAGCCTCTCCGAGCTGGAGCGTCTGAAGCTGCAAGAGGCTGCTTACCACGAACTCGTGGCCAGGCAGTTCCTCTCTGAATTCAAACCTGAAAGAG CTCTACCTACTGACCGTTCAAACACCTTCGAGAAGTGGTTTCTGATTCTGAGAGGACAAGAGAGGG CCGTATCCCTCAAGACCTTTGGCATTCGTCTGGAAGAGGTCCTGGTGAACGAGCTTACCCGCCGCAAGCAAGTTGAACTGAGAGCCACGATGCAGATGCAAGAAGCCGCGGGTCCCGCTACTAGCGGTCGTCGTCGGGGAAACGCGGTGCAAAGGATGTTTGGCCGCATCCGGCGCATTTTCAGTGGCCGAAGGGATGAGCCCTTCCTGCCCCGGGAGTTTACTCGCCGTGGGCGTAGA GGCGCAGTCTCTGCGGACAGCCTGGCTGAACTGGAGGGTGGGGCCCTGCTACTGCAGACCCTGCAGCTTTCCAGGATTTCTTTTCCAATTGGCCAGCGACTTCTGGGATCCAAAAGGAAAATGAGCCTCAATCCGATTGCTAAGCAAATCCCCCATGTTGTTGAGGCTTGCTGCAGCTTCATAGAGAAACATG GCTTAAGCACAGTGGGGATTTTCACCCTGGAATATTCTGAGAAGAGAGTGCGTAAG CTCCGTGAAGAATTTGACCAAGGTCTGGATGTGGTACTGGATGACTCTCAGAATGTACATGATGTGGCTGCGCTCCTCAAGGAGTTTTTCCGGGACATGAAGGACTCGTTGCTGCCGGATGATCTGTACATGTCCTTCCTGCAGACAGCCA CGCTGAAGCCACAGGATCAGCTTTCTGCCCTGCAATTGCTGGTTTACCTGATGCCACCTTGCCACAGTGACACCCTAGAACGTCTGCTGAAGGTCCTGCATAAGGTCGCTGAGAACTGCGAGGACTCCATTGGCATTGATGGACAGTTG GTTTCAGGCAATCGTATGACGTCCACCAATTTGGCTTTGGTGTTTGGATCTGCTCTCCTGAAGAAGGGGGCATCTGCCAAGAGGGAGTCCAGGAAAACCAGACTGGGGATTGACCACTATGTTGCCTCTGTCAGTGTGGTCCGTGCCATGATTGATAACTGGGATGTCCTCTTCCAG GTGCCTCCCCATATTCAGAAGCAGGTTGCTAAGCGTGTGTGGAAATCCAGCCCTGAAGCCCTTGATTTTATCAGACGCAGGAATTTGAGGAAGATCCA GAGCGAACGGATAAAAATGGAAGAGGATGCTTTACTTTCTGACCCAGTGGAAACCTCTGCTGAAGCCCGGGCTGCTATCCTTGGTCAAAGCAAGCCCTTTGATGAAG GTTCCTCTGAGGAGCCAGCTGTGCCTCCCGGCACTGCCCGTTCCCATGACGATGAGGAAGGAGCGGGTAACCCCCTCATTCTGGAGCAAGACCGCCCATTGCTCCGTGTGCCCCGGGAGAAGGAGGCCAAAACTGGCATCGGCTACTTCTTTCCTTAG
- the ARHGAP36 gene encoding rho GTPase-activating protein 36 isoform X5 has protein sequence MAWMLDCLFASAFEPRPRRVNVLGGAPGHNPNRRAKMISIHSLSELERLKLQEAAYHELVARQFLSEFKPERALPTDRSNTFEKWFLILRGQERAVSLKTFGIRLEEVLVNELTRRKQVELRATMQMQEAAGPATSGRRRGNAVQRMFGRIRRIFSGRRDEPFLPREFTRRGRRGAVSADSLAELEGGALLLQTLQLSRISFPIGQRLLGSKRKMSLNPIAKQIPHVVEACCSFIEKHGLSTVGIFTLEYSEKRVRKLREEFDQGLDVVLDDSQNVHDVAALLKEFFRDMKDSLLPDDLYMSFLQTATLKPQDQLSALQLLVYLMPPCHSDTLERLLKVLHKVAENCEDSIGIDGQLVSGNRMTSTNLALVFGSALLKKGASAKRESRKTRLGIDHYVASVSVVRAMIDNWDVLFQVPPHIQKQVAKRVWKSSPEALDFIRRRNLRKIQSERIKMEEDALLSDPVETSAEARAAILGQSKPFDEGSSEEPAVPPGTARSHDDEEGAGNPLILEQDRPLLRVPREKEAKTGIGYFFP, from the exons TGAACGTCCTGGGAGGAGCCCCAGGACACAACCCGAACCGCAGGGCCAAGATGATCTCAATACATAGCCTCTCCGAGCTGGAGCGTCTGAAGCTGCAAGAGGCTGCTTACCACGAACTCGTGGCCAGGCAGTTCCTCTCTGAATTCAAACCTGAAAGAG CTCTACCTACTGACCGTTCAAACACCTTCGAGAAGTGGTTTCTGATTCTGAGAGGACAAGAGAGGG CCGTATCCCTCAAGACCTTTGGCATTCGTCTGGAAGAGGTCCTGGTGAACGAGCTTACCCGCCGCAAGCAAGTTGAACTGAGAGCCACGATGCAGATGCAAGAAGCCGCGGGTCCCGCTACTAGCGGTCGTCGTCGGGGAAACGCGGTGCAAAGGATGTTTGGCCGCATCCGGCGCATTTTCAGTGGCCGAAGGGATGAGCCCTTCCTGCCCCGGGAGTTTACTCGCCGTGGGCGTAGA GGCGCAGTCTCTGCGGACAGCCTGGCTGAACTGGAGGGTGGGGCCCTGCTACTGCAGACCCTGCAGCTTTCCAGGATTTCTTTTCCAATTGGCCAGCGACTTCTGGGATCCAAAAGGAAAATGAGCCTCAATCCGATTGCTAAGCAAATCCCCCATGTTGTTGAGGCTTGCTGCAGCTTCATAGAGAAACATG GCTTAAGCACAGTGGGGATTTTCACCCTGGAATATTCTGAGAAGAGAGTGCGTAAG CTCCGTGAAGAATTTGACCAAGGTCTGGATGTGGTACTGGATGACTCTCAGAATGTACATGATGTGGCTGCGCTCCTCAAGGAGTTTTTCCGGGACATGAAGGACTCGTTGCTGCCGGATGATCTGTACATGTCCTTCCTGCAGACAGCCA CGCTGAAGCCACAGGATCAGCTTTCTGCCCTGCAATTGCTGGTTTACCTGATGCCACCTTGCCACAGTGACACCCTAGAACGTCTGCTGAAGGTCCTGCATAAGGTCGCTGAGAACTGCGAGGACTCCATTGGCATTGATGGACAGTTG GTTTCAGGCAATCGTATGACGTCCACCAATTTGGCTTTGGTGTTTGGATCTGCTCTCCTGAAGAAGGGGGCATCTGCCAAGAGGGAGTCCAGGAAAACCAGACTGGGGATTGACCACTATGTTGCCTCTGTCAGTGTGGTCCGTGCCATGATTGATAACTGGGATGTCCTCTTCCAG GTGCCTCCCCATATTCAGAAGCAGGTTGCTAAGCGTGTGTGGAAATCCAGCCCTGAAGCCCTTGATTTTATCAGACGCAGGAATTTGAGGAAGATCCA GAGCGAACGGATAAAAATGGAAGAGGATGCTTTACTTTCTGACCCAGTGGAAACCTCTGCTGAAGCCCGGGCTGCTATCCTTGGTCAAAGCAAGCCCTTTGATGAAG GTTCCTCTGAGGAGCCAGCTGTGCCTCCCGGCACTGCCCGTTCCCATGACGATGAGGAAGGAGCGGGTAACCCCCTCATTCTGGAGCAAGACCGCCCATTGCTCCGTGTGCCCCGGGAGAAGGAGGCCAAAACTGGCATCGGCTACTTCTTTCCTTAG
- the ARHGAP36 gene encoding rho GTPase-activating protein 36 isoform X2 → MAWMLDCLFASAFEPRPRRVNVLGGAPGHNPNRRAKMISIHSLSELERLKLQEAAYHELVARQFLSEFKPERALPTDRSNTFEKWFLILRGQERAVSLKTFGIRLEEVLVNELTRRKQVELRATMQMQEAAGPATSGRRRGNAVQRMFGRIRRIFSGRRDEPFLPREFTRRGRRGAVSADSLAELEGGALLLQTLQLSRISFPIGQRLLGSKRKMSLNPIAKQIPHVVEACCSFIEKHGLSTVGIFTLEYSEKRVRKLREEFDQGLDVVLDDSQNVHDVAALLKEFFRDMKDSLLPDDLYMSFLQTATLKPQDQLSALQLLVYLMPPCHSDTLERLLKVLHKVAENCEDSIGIDGQLVSGNRMTSTNLALVFGSALLKKGASAKRESRKTRLGIDHYVASVSVVRAMIDNWDVLFQVPPHIQKQVAKRVWKSSPEALDFIRRRNLRKIQSERIKMEEDALLSDPVETSAEARAAILGQSKPFDEGQFPAGGQTLAEGQAFAAGESLGEGQALPQGQVLVEVEPLEEDESSEDDMSVNEELVFEYLNQGLAFGELQGLEIPNDLEIQGPHLEGIPELDEEDDDDDDDDDNDDDNALNFDGLPLLEDILDADDEIPGFMEIADFDEIPYFNFVPDPGVVPDVQEVPNVGVNPNPGENPNHDLDEDFEDYQNPNLAEVPDPDVVPNIEEASDPDEIPDNEEAPDTDEIPDHANDSDNDEDPDFGEDPNPEDVLALDEIPNDEASNAEEVPDHQEAPEINGISDSDEDFDYDEVPGIHVVPSPEEASGGHVPSPEEAPGGHEIPNHEEAPEINGLSDSEEDPNLEEVPALDGVPNEEETSATEEIPEISGIAGSEEYSSPEEVPTLHVVTSPEDVFDADEIQSQEESSDESGVLNHEETSDVEEISGREEATDVHEIQDSEENHDLEGDSVLSMVPEPKDTQICNEIPVSQKDLGNTFEEDEVNVTAELEDVSILSTIPDPQPDLAVNLEEIMNEETVPVPNTVDSKEAQHPKTVWFRQEDADVTFLVDNTFFKNQSQPGQVMDYMSFLESLKNNACFRLSMKFCSSEEPAVPPGTARSHDDEEGAGNPLILEQDRPLLRVPREKEAKTGIGYFFP, encoded by the exons TGAACGTCCTGGGAGGAGCCCCAGGACACAACCCGAACCGCAGGGCCAAGATGATCTCAATACATAGCCTCTCCGAGCTGGAGCGTCTGAAGCTGCAAGAGGCTGCTTACCACGAACTCGTGGCCAGGCAGTTCCTCTCTGAATTCAAACCTGAAAGAG CTCTACCTACTGACCGTTCAAACACCTTCGAGAAGTGGTTTCTGATTCTGAGAGGACAAGAGAGGG CCGTATCCCTCAAGACCTTTGGCATTCGTCTGGAAGAGGTCCTGGTGAACGAGCTTACCCGCCGCAAGCAAGTTGAACTGAGAGCCACGATGCAGATGCAAGAAGCCGCGGGTCCCGCTACTAGCGGTCGTCGTCGGGGAAACGCGGTGCAAAGGATGTTTGGCCGCATCCGGCGCATTTTCAGTGGCCGAAGGGATGAGCCCTTCCTGCCCCGGGAGTTTACTCGCCGTGGGCGTAGA GGCGCAGTCTCTGCGGACAGCCTGGCTGAACTGGAGGGTGGGGCCCTGCTACTGCAGACCCTGCAGCTTTCCAGGATTTCTTTTCCAATTGGCCAGCGACTTCTGGGATCCAAAAGGAAAATGAGCCTCAATCCGATTGCTAAGCAAATCCCCCATGTTGTTGAGGCTTGCTGCAGCTTCATAGAGAAACATG GCTTAAGCACAGTGGGGATTTTCACCCTGGAATATTCTGAGAAGAGAGTGCGTAAG CTCCGTGAAGAATTTGACCAAGGTCTGGATGTGGTACTGGATGACTCTCAGAATGTACATGATGTGGCTGCGCTCCTCAAGGAGTTTTTCCGGGACATGAAGGACTCGTTGCTGCCGGATGATCTGTACATGTCCTTCCTGCAGACAGCCA CGCTGAAGCCACAGGATCAGCTTTCTGCCCTGCAATTGCTGGTTTACCTGATGCCACCTTGCCACAGTGACACCCTAGAACGTCTGCTGAAGGTCCTGCATAAGGTCGCTGAGAACTGCGAGGACTCCATTGGCATTGATGGACAGTTG GTTTCAGGCAATCGTATGACGTCCACCAATTTGGCTTTGGTGTTTGGATCTGCTCTCCTGAAGAAGGGGGCATCTGCCAAGAGGGAGTCCAGGAAAACCAGACTGGGGATTGACCACTATGTTGCCTCTGTCAGTGTGGTCCGTGCCATGATTGATAACTGGGATGTCCTCTTCCAG GTGCCTCCCCATATTCAGAAGCAGGTTGCTAAGCGTGTGTGGAAATCCAGCCCTGAAGCCCTTGATTTTATCAGACGCAGGAATTTGAGGAAGATCCA GAGCGAACGGATAAAAATGGAAGAGGATGCTTTACTTTCTGACCCAGTGGAAACCTCTGCTGAAGCCCGGGCTGCTATCCTTGGTCAAAGCAAGCCCTTTGATGAAGGTCAGTTCCCTGCTGGCGGTCAGACCCTTGCTGAAGGTCAGGCCTTTGCTGCAGGTGAGTCCCTTGGTGAAGGTCAGGCCCTTCCTCAAGGCCAGGTCCTTGTTGAAGTTGAGCCCCTTGAAGAAGATGAGTCCTCTGAGGACGATATGTCAGTCAATGAAGAACTAGTATTTGAATATCTCAATCAAGGATTAGCCTTTGGTGAACTTCAAGGTCTTGAGATTCCAAATGACCTTGAGATCCAAGGCCCGCATCTCGAAGGCATTCCAGAGCTTGAtgaagaagatgatgatgatgatgatgacgatgataatgatgatgacaatgCCCTGAATTTTGATGGTCTTCCTCTCCTTGAGGACATTCTAGATGCGGATGATGAAATTCCAGGCTTCATGGAAATTGCAGACTTTGATGAAAtaccatattttaattttgttccgGACCCTGGTGTAGTTCCAGATGTGCAAGAAGTCCCAAACGTTGGAGTAAACCCAAACCCTGGAGAAAACCCAAACCACGACCTTGATGAAGATTTTGAAGATTACCAAAACCCCAACCTCGCAGAAGTTCCAGATCCTGATGTTGTCCCAAACATTGAAGAAGCCTCAGATCCTGATGAAATTCCAGACAATGAAGAAGCCCCTGACACTGATGAAATTCCAGACCATGCCAATGACTCCGATAATGACGAAGACCCAGATTTTGGAGAAGACCCCAATCCTGAAGATGTTCTAGCCCTGGATGAAATCCCAAATGATGAAGCCTCAAATGCTGAAGAAGTTCCAGACCACCAAGAAGCCCCAGAAATCAACGGGATTTCAGACTCTGATGAAGACTTTGATTATGATGAAGTCCCAGGTATTCATGTGGTCCCAAGCCCTGAAGAAGCCTCTGGTGGTCATGTCCCAAGCCCTGAAGAAGCCCCTGGTGGGCATGAAATCCCAAATCATGAAGAAGCCCCAGAGATCAATGGACTCTCAGACTCTGAAGAAGACCCCAATCTTGAAGAGGTTCCAGCTCTTGATGGAGTCCCAAATGAGGAAGAAACCTCAGCTACTGAAGAAATTCCAGAAATCAGTGGAATTGCAGGCTCTGAAGAATACTCCAGTCCTGAAGAGGTCCCCACTCTCCATGTGGTAACAAGCCCCGAAGATGTCTTTGATGCTGATGAAATTCAAAGCCAGGAAGAATCCTCAGATGAAAGTGGAGTACTGAACCATGAAGAAACCTCAGATGTTGAAGAAATCTCTGGACGCGAAGAAGCCACTGATGTCCATGAAATCCAAGACTCCGAAGAAAATCATGATCTTGAAGGAGACTCGGTTCTCAGTATGGTTCCAGAGCCCAAGGACACTCAAATTTGCAACGAAATTCCAGTTTCTCAGAAAGACTTAGGCAACACttttgaagaagatgaagttaatGTGACTGCAGAGCTTGAAGATGTCTCCATTCTCAGTACAATTCCAGACCCTCAACCAGACCTAGCTGTCAATCTTGAAGAAATCATGAATGAGGAAACAGTCCCAGTGCCTAATACTGTTGACTCAAAAGAAGCTCAGCATCCAAAGACCGTCTGGTTCCGCCAAGAAGATGCAGATGTTACATTTCTTGTAGATAACACCTTCTTTAAGAACCAGTCTCAGCCTGGCCAAGTCATGGACTACATGTCCTTCTTGGAGTCACTGAAGAACAACGCCTGCTTTCGCCTCTCCATGAAGTTCT GTTCCTCTGAGGAGCCAGCTGTGCCTCCCGGCACTGCCCGTTCCCATGACGATGAGGAAGGAGCGGGTAACCCCCTCATTCTGGAGCAAGACCGCCCATTGCTCCGTGTGCCCCGGGAGAAGGAGGCCAAAACTGGCATCGGCTACTTCTTTCCTTAG